From the Roseibium salinum genome, one window contains:
- a CDS encoding D-alanyl-D-alanine carboxypeptidase family protein, which yields MHSVGFGLFRRRHWLGSLLFACFCLAGSNTGLAAETIVTNAPKAFLYEPSSGTILFAKAPDEPFTPGSLVKVMTAATVFDALKANEIRSDQLCKVSEHAWRTGGAPSGRGATMFAAIKSEIAVEDLLKGLLVHNANDAAIVLAECIDGSEEAFAERMTELAHSIGMTNTKLANPTGYAEKPSRTTVRDQARLAQYILDQHPNFYPLFSLPEFTWNGIFQRNKNPLLGEIRDLDGLGAGSDPSDGYSGLASVERNGRRVIAAIAGLTSDKHRLQSLKEVVEGAWEFFTVKKLYSAGETVAQGWVFGGNAGYVPLVPKDDVNVLLARGGTLDYRLRVVYEGPLKAPVANGTPAGELHVIGKNGIVYRAPLVTGGSVDEGTLFSRAVDGLQELLFGWIS from the coding sequence ATGCATTCAGTGGGCTTTGGACTCTTTCGGCGTCGACATTGGCTCGGATCGCTTCTTTTTGCCTGCTTTTGCCTTGCCGGATCAAACACCGGCCTCGCAGCCGAAACCATTGTCACCAATGCCCCCAAGGCGTTCTTGTATGAACCGTCATCGGGAACGATCCTGTTTGCCAAGGCGCCGGACGAGCCTTTCACCCCGGGATCGCTTGTCAAGGTCATGACGGCCGCCACGGTCTTTGACGCGTTGAAGGCAAATGAAATCCGTTCCGACCAGCTCTGCAAGGTCAGCGAACACGCCTGGCGCACCGGCGGCGCGCCTTCCGGGCGCGGTGCGACAATGTTCGCCGCGATAAAATCGGAAATTGCCGTCGAAGACTTGCTCAAGGGCCTGCTGGTTCACAATGCCAATGATGCAGCCATCGTGCTGGCCGAGTGCATTGACGGCTCCGAAGAGGCCTTTGCCGAGAGAATGACCGAGCTGGCGCATTCGATCGGCATGACAAACACGAAACTCGCGAATCCGACCGGCTATGCGGAAAAGCCAAGCCGCACGACGGTGCGCGATCAGGCTCGGCTGGCACAATACATCCTGGATCAGCACCCGAACTTCTATCCGCTTTTCTCACTGCCGGAATTCACCTGGAACGGGATTTTCCAGCGCAACAAGAATCCGCTCCTTGGAGAAATCAGAGATCTGGACGGCTTGGGCGCCGGCTCCGATCCGTCGGACGGCTATTCCGGCCTTGCATCCGTTGAGCGCAACGGACGCAGGGTCATCGCAGCTATCGCCGGCCTGACATCGGACAAGCACCGGCTTCAGTCCCTCAAGGAGGTCGTCGAAGGTGCCTGGGAGTTCTTCACGGTGAAGAAACTCTATTCCGCCGGTGAAACCGTCGCGCAGGGCTGGGTCTTCGGCGGCAACGCGGGCTACGTGCCGTTGGTGCCCAAGGATGATGTAAACGTTCTGCTCGCCCGCGGCGGCACCCTGGATTATCGCCTTCGGGTGGTCTATGAGGGCCCGCTCAAGGCTCCGGTTGCCAATGGCACCCCGGCGGGAGAACTGCATGTCATCGGCAAGAACGGCATCGTCTACCGGGCACCGCTGGTGACGGGGGGCTCCGTTGACGAAGGAACGCTGTTCAGCCGAGCTGTCGACGGACT